The Cervus elaphus chromosome 32, mCerEla1.1, whole genome shotgun sequence region ggggcagggaggagtgcTGGGGGTGCCCAGCAGTGCGGGATGGACCCCTCAGATGCTTTCCAGGGAGCGACTGACAACGTGGATCGAATCCGCGATGCGGGAGGGGGCTGCTTAGCACCTGGAAAGCTGCCTGGAGGGTCTCGCACGGCCCTCTGCCCAGAGGCCCCCGACGGGAGTGTGTTTGCACAGATCTGGTGGGGGCGAGGGGGTCGAGCCCCCAAGCGATTCATCTTGTTAGGGGAAGGCTTACCCTTCCTCAGGGTGATTCAGCCTCAGGGATCACTTTAGCCCCATTGTGTGATGGTCATGTGGAGCGTGAGAAGCATATGTGCTTTTCGCTCCCCACGTGCGCCGAGAAGCTGGTGCTGGGCCTcacgcacatgcacgcacacacgtgGGATGGGAAGCTGGTGTTGGGCCTCGCACGcacgcacatgcacgcacacacgtgGGATGGGAAGCTGGTGTTGGGCCTCGCACgcacgcacatgcatgcacacacgtgggATGGGAAGCTGGTGCTGGGCCTCacgcacatgcacgcacatgGGACGGGAAGCTGGTGCTGGGCCTTACacatgcacgcgcgcacacatgcacgcacacacatgggATGGGAAGCTAGTGTTGGGCCTCGCACTcacgcacatgcacgcacacacgtgGGATGGGAAGCTGGTGCTGGACTTCACACACGTGTGTACATGTGGGATGGAAAGCTGGTGCTGGGCCTcacgcacatgcacgcacacacatggaACGGGAAGCTGGTGCTGGGCCTCACGcacgcacatgcacgcacacacgtgGGGCGGGAAGCTGGTGCTGGGCCTCACGcacgcacatgcacgcacacacgtgGGGCGGGAAGCTGGTGCTGGGCCTTGTACATGCGCGTGGGTGCACACACATGGGATGGGAAGCTGGTGCTGGGCCTTGCACGcgcgcatgcatgcacacacatgggacaGGAAGCTGGCGCTGGGCCTTGTACACGCGTGTGGGTGCACACACATGGGACGGGAAGCTGGTGCTGGGCCTTGTACATGCGCGTGGGCGTGCACACATGGGATGGGAAGCTGGTGCTGGGCCTTGCACGcgcgcatgcatgcacacacatgggacaGGAAGCTGGCGCTGGGCCTTGTACACGCGTGTGGGTGCACACACATGGGACGGGAAGCTGGTGCTGGGCCTTGTACATGCGCGTGGGCGTGCACACATGGGATGGGAAGCTGGTGCTGGGCCTTGCACGcgcgcatgcatgcacacacatgggacaGGAAGCTGGCGCTGGGCCTTGTACACGCGTGTGGGTGCACACACATGGGATGGGAAGCTGGTGCTGGGCCTTGCACGCGCGCGTACACATGTGACAGGAAGCTGGTGCTGGGCCTCACGCGCGTGTACACATGGGACAGGAAGCTGGCGCTGGGCCTTGCACACGCgcgtgggcacacacacacacccccgcccTCTCTCAGCGTCCTGGCCCAGCGGCTGGAGAAGTGGCTTCAGCTGATGCTGATGTGGCACCCGCGCCAGAGGGGCACCGACCCCGTCTACGGGCCCAACGGCTGCTTCAAGGCCCTGGACGACATCTTGAACTTGAAGGTGAGCCCGCGCCCGGTCCGCCCCAGGCCGTGGGCCCCCTGACCCctgtgagggtgggatgggacTCTTGCTGACTGACGGGTCATGAGGCGCTCACCGGGGATGCACAGGAGGGGAGAGACCCTGGCCTGCAGACCCCAGGCGGGGCTCCCGAGAGGCCGGGCCAGCAGGCAGGCATCCCCGCCGAGCAGTGTCTCCCGTGGCCCTCCCGTGACCCCCCCCGTGACCCCCGGGTTGTTGCAGCTGCTTCACGTCCTGAACATGGTCACAGGCACCATGCACACGTACCCTGTGACCGAGGACGAGAGCCTGCAGAGTCTGAAGGCGCGCATCCGCCAGGACACTGGCATCCTCGAGGAGGACCAGGAGCTGCTGCAGGAGGCGGGGCTGGCCCTGATCCCCGACAAGCCCGCCGCGCAGTGCCTCTCAGACGGCAAGGTGAGCCCGGCCTCCTGCGGGCACCAGGCAGCCCGCCAGCCACACCACCGGGCAGGCGCCTGCCTGTTCCGAGGTGGGAACACGAGATCCCGCGGGCTTGGTGGGAGACACAGGTCGCCCCACGCTTTACCTGTTCCTTCCAGACCACTGGGCATGCCTTTTGCCCTTGCTGCCAAAGCGATGCTTCATTCTTCCACGTCACCCGGAACTGTTTCTGACCCCCCCGACGTGTGCAGTACCGTGCTGACCGCTGCACAAAATGAGCTGCAAAGTTAACACAGGGGAAGAGGACCTGGACAGTAAAGGAGGTGGCAGGCATCTGAGTTACACAATAAAGACAGGGGATAGAGCAGAATGTACTACGCTGTAGATGAGGTGTGCATTCAAGTAATAAGCATAAAGGGCACAGCCAAGGACAGCAGAGGCCAGAGGTGCTGGGAGAGGCCTGTTGGGCGCCTGGCACATCCTGGCCCAGGATGCTCTGTAGTCTCCCCCATTTCTTGGGGGAGACGGTGGGGTGGGGGCCGCGAGACCTCATTTTGCCTCTGGTCCCTTTGCAGCTGAACGAGGGCCGCACGCTGGACATGGACCTCGTTTTCCTCTTTGACAACAGCAGGGTCGTCTATGAAAGCCAGGTCTCCCCACAGCCCCAGCCTGAAAGCGTCAGCTGCATCCGTAAGCACA contains the following coding sequences:
- the LOC122687690 gene encoding uncharacterized protein LOC122687690 isoform X1, which encodes MVMWSVRSICAFRSPRAPRSWCWASRTCTHTRGMGSWCWASHARTCTHTRGMGSWCWASHARTCMHTRGMGSWCWASRTCTHMGREASVGPRTHAHARTHVGWEAGAGLHTRVYMWDGKLVLGLTHMHAHTWNGKLVLGLTHAHARTHVGREAGAGPHARTCTHTRGAGSWCWALYMRVGAHTWDGKLVLGLARAHACTHMGQEAGAGPCTRVWVHTHGTGSWCWALYMRVGVHTWDGKLVLGLARAHACTHMGQEAGAGPCTRVWVHTHGTGSWCWALYMRVGVHTWDGKLVLGLARAHACTHMGQEAGAGPCTRVWVHTHGMGSWCWALHARVHM
- the LOC122687690 gene encoding uncharacterized protein LOC122687690 isoform X2, which codes for MVMWSVRSICAFRSPRAPRSWCWASRTCTHTRGMGSWCWASHARTCTHTRGMGSWCWASHARTCMHTRGMGSWCWASRTCTHMGREASVGPRTHAHARTHVGWEAGAGLHTRVYMWDGKLVLGLTHMHAHTWNGKLVLGLTHAHARTHVGREAGAGPHARTCTHTRGAGSWCWALYMRVGAHTWDGKLVLGLARAHACTHMGQEAGAGPCTRVWVHTHGTGSWCWALYMRVGVHTWDGKLVLGLARAHACTHMGQEAGAGPCTRVWVHTHGTGSWCWALYMRVGVHTWDGKLVLGLARAHACTHMGQEAGAGPCTRVWVHTHGMGSWCWALHARVHM